One Streptomyces sp. ML-6 genomic region harbors:
- the nrdR gene encoding transcriptional regulator NrdR yields MHCPFCRHPDSRVVDSRTTDDGTSIRRRRQCPDCSRRFTTVETCSLMVVKRSGVTEPFSRTKVISGVRKACQGRPVTEDALAKLGQRVEEAVRATGSAELTTHDVGLAILGPLQELDLVAYLRFASVYRAFDTLEDFEAAIAELREERPPAKERGKGETPAVPVPAVAAD; encoded by the coding sequence ATGCACTGCCCCTTCTGCAGGCACCCCGACAGCCGGGTCGTCGACAGTCGCACCACCGATGACGGCACGTCCATCCGACGCCGCCGCCAGTGCCCCGACTGCTCCCGCCGTTTCACCACGGTGGAGACCTGTTCGCTGATGGTGGTGAAGCGCAGCGGCGTGACCGAGCCCTTCAGCCGCACCAAGGTCATCTCCGGCGTGCGCAAGGCGTGCCAGGGCCGGCCGGTCACCGAGGACGCCCTCGCCAAGCTCGGCCAGCGGGTCGAGGAGGCGGTGCGTGCCACCGGCAGCGCCGAGCTGACCACGCACGACGTGGGCCTGGCCATCCTCGGCCCCCTGCAGGAACTCGACCTCGTCGCGTACCTGCGCTTCGCGTCCGTGTACCGGGCGTTCGACACACTCGAAGACTTCGAGGCCGCCATCGCGGAACTCCGTGAGGAGCGGCCTCCCGCGAAAGAACGCGGGAAGGGCGAGACCCCCGCGGTCCCCGTTCCCGCCGTCGCCGCCGACTAG
- a CDS encoding GNAT family N-acetyltransferase, which translates to MAPADAHADAGPVSAAQADTGAEDTLDLPLSGEILALFGEDPAATPAPAAPASSRTDGAGAAVSRPVTGGAPPSDLLDHPADWRPVTTPAGVFQLVPVRLERDLAVLSRWMNDPAVAAFWELAGPETVTADHLRPQIEGDGRSVPCLGVLAGVPMSYWEIYRADLDPLARHYPARPHDTGIHLLIGGVNNRGRGIGTTLLRAVSDLVLDNRPRCARVVAEPDLRNTPSVSAFLSAGFRFSAELELPDKRAALMVRDRAHRVHL; encoded by the coding sequence ATGGCTCCCGCCGATGCGCACGCCGACGCGGGCCCCGTTTCCGCCGCACAGGCCGACACGGGCGCCGAGGACACCCTGGACCTGCCGCTCTCCGGAGAAATCCTCGCCCTGTTCGGGGAGGACCCGGCGGCCACCCCGGCACCGGCCGCGCCCGCGTCGTCCCGCACGGACGGCGCGGGCGCGGCCGTTTCCCGCCCGGTCACGGGCGGGGCGCCCCCGTCCGATCTGCTCGACCACCCGGCCGACTGGCGACCGGTCACCACCCCGGCCGGAGTGTTCCAGCTCGTCCCGGTACGACTGGAGCGCGACCTCGCCGTGCTGAGCCGCTGGATGAACGACCCCGCCGTCGCGGCCTTCTGGGAACTCGCCGGACCGGAGACCGTCACGGCCGACCACCTCCGCCCCCAGATCGAGGGCGACGGACGCAGCGTCCCGTGCCTGGGCGTCCTGGCGGGCGTTCCCATGAGCTACTGGGAGATCTACCGCGCGGATCTCGACCCGCTGGCGCGCCACTACCCCGCCCGACCGCACGACACCGGAATCCACCTGCTCATCGGCGGCGTGAACAACCGCGGCCGCGGCATCGGCACCACCCTGCTGCGGGCCGTCTCCGACCTCGTGCTCGACAACCGCCCGCGATGCGCCCGGGTCGTCGCCGAGCCCGACCTCCGCAACACCCCGTCGGTCTCCGCCTTCCTGAGCGCAGGATTCCGCTTCTCCGCCGAACTCGAACTTCCCGACAAGCGAGCCGCCCTGATGGTCCGCGACCGCGCCCACCGCGTCCACCTGTGA
- a CDS encoding ATP-dependent DNA helicase, producing the protein MTKPSLPDLLHAAVTAVGGTERPGQAAMAEAVAEAVDDNSHLLVQAGTGTGKSLGYLVPALAHGERVVVATATLALQRQLVERDLPRTVDALHPLLRRRPQFAMLKGRSNYLCLHRLHEGVPQDEEEGLFDQFEAAAPSSKLGQDLLRLRDWSDETESGDRDDLTPGVSDRAWAQVSVSSRECLGASKCAYGAECFAELAREQAKLADVVVTNHALLAIDAIEGAPVLPQHEVLIVDEAHELVSRVTGVATGELTPSQVNRAVRRAAKLVNEKAADALQTASEGFERVMELALPGRLEEVPEDLNYALLALRDAARTVISALGATRDKSVQDEDAVRKQALASVETIHGVAERITQGSEYDVVWYERHDRFGASLRVAPLSVSGLLREKLFTERSVVLTSATLKLGGDFNGVGASLGLAPEGTTGDDLPQWKGLDVGSPFDYPRQGILYVARHLATPGREASRTDMLEELAELVEAAGGRTLGLFSSMRAAQAAAEELRGRLDKPILLQGEETLGELIKNFAADPETCLFGTLSLWQGVDVPGASCQLVVMDRIPFPRPDDPLMSARQKAVEEAGGNGFMAVAATHAALLMAQGAGRLVRATGDKGVVAVLDPRLANARYGSYLRASLPDFWYTTDRNQARRSLAAIDAAAKADGK; encoded by the coding sequence ATGACGAAGCCATCCCTCCCCGATCTCCTGCACGCCGCCGTGACCGCCGTCGGCGGTACGGAAAGGCCGGGCCAGGCCGCCATGGCCGAGGCCGTCGCCGAGGCCGTCGACGACAATTCCCATCTGCTCGTCCAGGCCGGCACCGGCACCGGCAAGTCCCTCGGCTACCTGGTGCCCGCGCTGGCGCACGGGGAGCGCGTCGTGGTGGCCACGGCGACCCTGGCGCTGCAGCGGCAGCTCGTGGAGCGGGATCTTCCGCGCACGGTCGACGCCCTCCACCCGTTGCTGCGCCGGCGCCCCCAGTTCGCCATGCTCAAGGGCCGCTCGAACTACCTCTGTCTGCACCGGCTCCACGAAGGGGTGCCGCAGGACGAGGAGGAGGGGCTCTTCGACCAGTTCGAGGCCGCGGCCCCGTCGAGCAAGCTCGGTCAGGACCTGCTGCGACTGCGGGACTGGTCCGACGAGACCGAGTCCGGCGACCGCGACGACCTGACCCCCGGGGTCTCCGACCGCGCCTGGGCGCAGGTCTCGGTCTCCTCCCGCGAATGTCTCGGCGCGAGCAAATGCGCGTACGGTGCGGAGTGCTTCGCCGAGCTGGCCCGGGAGCAGGCCAAGCTCGCCGATGTCGTCGTCACCAACCACGCCCTGCTCGCCATCGACGCCATCGAGGGCGCCCCGGTCCTCCCGCAGCACGAGGTGCTGATTGTCGACGAGGCCCACGAGCTGGTCTCCCGGGTCACCGGAGTGGCCACCGGCGAGCTCACCCCGAGCCAGGTCAACCGCGCCGTGCGCCGGGCGGCGAAGCTGGTCAACGAGAAGGCGGCCGACGCCCTGCAGACCGCGTCGGAGGGGTTCGAGCGGGTGATGGAGCTGGCGCTCCCCGGCCGTCTGGAGGAGGTTCCCGAGGACCTCAACTACGCGCTGCTGGCGCTCCGCGACGCCGCGCGTACGGTGATCTCGGCGCTGGGGGCCACCCGGGACAAGTCCGTCCAGGACGAGGACGCCGTCCGCAAGCAGGCCCTGGCGTCGGTGGAGACGATCCACGGCGTCGCCGAGCGCATCACCCAGGGCTCGGAGTACGACGTCGTCTGGTACGAGCGCCACGACCGCTTCGGCGCTTCGCTGCGGGTCGCCCCGCTCTCCGTCTCGGGGCTGCTGCGCGAGAAGCTCTTCACCGAGCGGTCCGTCGTCCTCACCTCGGCCACGCTCAAGCTCGGCGGGGATTTCAACGGGGTGGGGGCCTCGCTGGGTCTCGCCCCCGAGGGCACCACGGGCGACGACCTCCCGCAGTGGAAGGGGCTGGACGTCGGCTCCCCGTTCGACTACCCGAGGCAGGGCATCCTGTACGTCGCCCGGCACCTGGCCACCCCGGGGCGGGAGGCGTCCCGCACCGACATGCTGGAGGAGCTCGCCGAGCTGGTGGAGGCGGCCGGGGGGCGCACCCTCGGGCTGTTCTCCTCCATGCGGGCGGCCCAGGCCGCCGCCGAGGAGCTGCGGGGCCGACTTGACAAGCCGATCCTGCTGCAGGGCGAGGAGACGCTTGGCGAGCTGATCAAGAATTTCGCGGCCGATCCGGAGACCTGCCTCTTCGGCACGCTGTCGCTCTGGCAGGGCGTCGATGTGCCGGGGGCCAGCTGCCAGCTGGTGGTCATGGACCGGATCCCGTTCCCGCGCCCCGACGATCCGCTGATGAGCGCCCGCCAGAAGGCGGTCGAGGAGGCGGGGGGCAACGGGTTCATGGCGGTCGCGGCGACACACGCGGCGCTTCTGATGGCCCAGGGCGCCGGTCGGCTCGTACGGGCCACGGGGGACAAGGGAGTGGTCGCGGTACTCGACCCGCGCCTGGCCAACGCCCGGTACGGGAGCTATCTGCGCGCCTCGTTGCCCGACTTCTGGTACACCACCGACCGCAACCAGGCGCGCCGCTCGCTCGCGGCGATCGACGCGGCGGCCAAGGCCGACGGCAAGTAG
- a CDS encoding vitamin B12-dependent ribonucleotide reductase, whose amino-acid sequence MTETASGPARGSRTKGSKASKGLRIERIHTTPGVHPYDEVTWERRDVVMTNWRDGSINFEQRGVEFPDFWSVNAVNIVTSKYFRGAVGTPQRETGLKQLIDRIVKTYRKAGEDHGYFASPADAEIFEHELAYALLHQIFSFNSPVWFNVGTPQPQQVSACFILSVDDSMESILDWYKEEGMIFKGGSGAGLNLSRIRSSKELLSSGGNASGPVSFMRGADASAGTIKSGGATRRAAKMVILDVDHPDIENFIETKVKEEEKIRALRDAGFDMDLGGDDITSVQYQNANNSVRVNDEFMKAVEAGGKFGLRARMTGEVIEEVEAKSLFRKMAEAAWACADPGIQYDDTINQWHTCPESGRINGSNPCSEYMHLDNTSCNLASLNLMKFLKDDGKGNQSFESERFAKVVELVITAMDISICFADFPTQKIGENTRAFRQLGIGYANLGALLMATGHAYDSDGGRALAGAITSLMTGTSYKRSAELAAVVGPYDGYARNAEPHQRVMKQHADANAAAVRMDDLDSPIWAAATEAWQDVIRLGAKNGFRNSQASVIAPTGTIGLAMSCDTTGLEPDLALVKFKKLVGGGSMQIVNGTVPQALRRLGYQEEQIEAIVAHIAEHGNVIDAPGLKTEHYEVFDCAMGERSISAMGHVRMMAAIQPWISGALSKTVNLPETATVEDVEEVYFEAWKMGVKALAIYRDNCKVGQPLSAKTKEKEKAEVTAKAEETIRTAVEKVVEYRPVRKRLPKGRPGITTSFTVGGAEGYMTANSYPDDGLGEVFLKMSKQGSTLAGMMDAFSIAVSVGLQYGVPLETYVSKFTNMRFEPAGMTDDPDVRMAQSIVDYIFRRLALDFLPFETRSALGIHSAEERQRHLDTGSYEPSLEDEELDVEGLAQSAPLRTEPLKAVAAVQEAEKPAPKTAHTSAELVEMQLGISADAPLCFSCGTKMQRAGSCYICEGCGSTSGCS is encoded by the coding sequence ATGACAGAGACGGCGAGCGGCCCGGCACGAGGTTCCCGTACCAAGGGATCCAAGGCGAGCAAGGGTCTGCGCATCGAGCGCATCCACACCACCCCCGGCGTGCATCCGTACGACGAGGTGACGTGGGAGCGCCGTGACGTCGTCATGACCAACTGGCGCGACGGCTCGATCAACTTCGAGCAGCGTGGCGTCGAGTTCCCCGACTTCTGGTCGGTGAACGCGGTCAACATCGTCACCAGCAAGTACTTCCGCGGGGCCGTCGGCACCCCGCAGCGCGAGACCGGTCTGAAGCAGCTCATCGACCGGATCGTGAAGACGTACCGCAAGGCCGGCGAGGACCACGGCTACTTCGCCTCTCCCGCGGACGCCGAGATCTTCGAGCACGAGCTGGCGTACGCCCTCCTGCACCAGATCTTCAGCTTCAACTCGCCGGTCTGGTTCAACGTCGGCACGCCCCAGCCGCAGCAGGTCTCCGCCTGCTTCATCCTGTCCGTCGACGACTCCATGGAGTCGATCCTCGACTGGTACAAGGAAGAGGGCATGATCTTCAAGGGCGGCTCCGGTGCCGGCCTGAACCTCTCCCGCATCCGCTCCTCCAAGGAGCTGCTGTCCTCCGGCGGCAACGCCTCCGGTCCGGTCTCCTTCATGCGCGGCGCCGACGCCTCCGCCGGAACGATCAAGTCCGGCGGCGCCACCCGACGCGCGGCCAAAATGGTCATTCTCGACGTCGACCACCCCGACATCGAGAACTTCATCGAGACCAAGGTCAAGGAGGAGGAGAAGATCCGCGCCCTGCGCGACGCGGGCTTCGACATGGACCTGGGCGGCGACGACATCACGTCGGTCCAGTACCAGAACGCCAACAACTCGGTCCGGGTGAACGACGAGTTCATGAAGGCCGTGGAGGCCGGCGGCAAGTTCGGGCTGCGCGCCCGGATGACCGGCGAGGTCATCGAGGAGGTCGAGGCCAAGTCCCTCTTCCGCAAGATGGCGGAGGCGGCCTGGGCGTGCGCCGACCCGGGCATCCAGTACGACGACACGATCAACCAGTGGCACACCTGCCCGGAGTCCGGCCGGATCAACGGCTCGAACCCCTGCAGCGAGTACATGCACCTGGACAACACCTCGTGCAACCTCGCCTCGCTGAACCTCATGAAGTTCCTCAAGGACGACGGCAAGGGCAACCAGTCCTTCGAGTCCGAGCGCTTCGCCAAGGTCGTCGAGCTGGTCATCACCGCGATGGACATCTCCATCTGCTTCGCGGACTTCCCGACCCAGAAGATCGGTGAGAACACCCGCGCCTTCCGTCAGCTGGGCATCGGTTACGCCAACCTCGGCGCCCTGCTGATGGCGACCGGCCACGCCTACGACAGCGACGGCGGCCGCGCCCTCGCGGGGGCCATCACCTCGCTGATGACCGGCACCTCGTACAAGCGCTCCGCCGAACTCGCCGCGGTCGTCGGCCCGTACGACGGCTACGCCCGCAACGCCGAGCCGCACCAGCGCGTCATGAAGCAGCACGCCGACGCCAACGCCGCGGCCGTCCGCATGGACGACCTGGACAGCCCGATCTGGGCCGCCGCCACGGAGGCCTGGCAGGACGTGATCCGCCTCGGCGCGAAGAACGGTTTCCGCAACTCGCAGGCCTCGGTCATCGCGCCCACCGGCACCATCGGTCTCGCGATGTCCTGTGACACCACCGGTCTCGAGCCCGACCTCGCCCTGGTCAAGTTCAAGAAGCTGGTCGGCGGCGGCTCGATGCAGATCGTGAACGGCACCGTCCCGCAGGCCCTGCGCCGCCTGGGCTACCAGGAGGAGCAGATCGAGGCGATCGTCGCCCACATCGCCGAGCACGGCAACGTGATCGACGCCCCCGGTCTGAAGACCGAGCACTACGAGGTCTTCGACTGCGCCATGGGCGAGCGCTCCATCTCCGCGATGGGCCACGTCCGCATGATGGCCGCGATCCAGCCGTGGATCTCCGGCGCCCTGTCCAAGACGGTGAACCTGCCGGAGACGGCCACCGTCGAGGACGTCGAGGAGGTCTACTTCGAGGCGTGGAAGATGGGCGTCAAGGCGCTCGCCATCTACCGCGACAACTGCAAGGTCGGCCAGCCCCTCTCCGCGAAGACCAAGGAGAAGGAGAAGGCGGAGGTCACGGCCAAGGCCGAGGAGACCATCCGTACCGCGGTCGAGAAGGTCGTCGAGTACCGCCCGGTCCGCAAGCGTCTCCCCAAGGGCCGCCCCGGCATCACCACCTCCTTCACGGTGGGCGGCGCGGAGGGCTACATGACCGCCAACTCCTACCCGGACGACGGTCTCGGCGAGGTCTTCCTGAAGATGTCCAAGCAGGGTTCGACTCTCGCGGGCATGATGGACGCCTTCTCCATCGCCGTCTCGGTCGGTCTGCAGTACGGCGTCCCGCTGGAGACGTACGTCTCGAAGTTCACCAACATGCGCTTCGAGCCGGCCGGCATGACGGACGACCCGGACGTGCGGATGGCACAGTCGATCGTCGACTACATCTTCCGCCGCCTCGCGCTGGACTTCCTGCCCTTCGAGACCCGCTCCGCCCTGGGCATCCACTCGGCCGAGGAGCGTCAGCGCCACCTCGACACCGGTTCGTACGAACCCTCCCTGGAGGACGAGGAACTGGACGTCGAGGGCCTGGCCCAGTCCGCACCGCTGCGGACGGAGCCGCTGAAGGCGGTGGCCGCGGTGCAGGAGGCCGAGAAGCCCGCGCCGAAGACCGCGCACACCTCGGCGGAACTCGTCGAGATGCAGCTGGGCATCAGCGCGGACGCGCCGCTCTGCTTCTCCTGCGGCACGAAGATGCAGCGCGCCGGATCCTGCTACATCTGCGAGGGCTGCGGCTCGACCAGCGGTTGCAGCTGA
- the lexA gene encoding transcriptional repressor LexA codes for MTTTADSATITVQDRSQSRFEPVHAMNDSVTNMEGPEPARPARSLPGRPPGIRADSSGLTDRQRRVIEVIRDSVQRRGYPPSMREIGQAVGLSSTSSVAHQLMALERKGFLRRDPHRPRAYEVRGSDQPSSQPTDTTGKPAASYVPLVGRIAAGGPILAEESVEDVFPLPRQLVGDGELFVLKVVGDSMIEAAICDGDWVTVRRQPVAENGDIVAAMLDGEATVKRFKREDGHVWLLPHNSAYQPIPGDEATILGKVVAVLRRV; via the coding sequence GTGACCACCACCGCAGACAGCGCCACCATCACCGTCCAGGACCGCTCCCAGAGCCGATTCGAGCCGGTGCATGCCATGAATGACTCAGTCACGAACATGGAGGGGCCGGAGCCCGCGCGCCCAGCGCGCTCCTTGCCCGGTCGACCTCCCGGCATCCGGGCGGACAGCTCGGGGCTCACGGACCGGCAGCGGCGGGTGATCGAGGTGATCCGGGACTCCGTGCAGCGGCGCGGCTACCCGCCCTCGATGCGCGAGATCGGCCAGGCGGTGGGCCTGTCCAGTACGTCCTCCGTCGCCCATCAGCTGATGGCCCTGGAGCGCAAGGGGTTCCTGCGCCGCGACCCGCACCGCCCCCGGGCGTACGAGGTCCGCGGCTCGGACCAGCCCAGCTCGCAGCCCACCGACACGACCGGCAAGCCCGCGGCGTCGTACGTACCGCTGGTCGGCCGGATCGCGGCCGGTGGTCCGATCCTCGCCGAGGAGTCGGTCGAGGACGTCTTCCCCCTCCCCCGCCAACTGGTCGGTGACGGAGAGCTGTTCGTCCTCAAGGTCGTCGGCGACTCGATGATCGAGGCGGCGATCTGCGACGGCGACTGGGTCACCGTGCGCCGCCAGCCCGTCGCGGAGAACGGTGACATCGTGGCCGCCATGCTCGACGGCGAGGCCACGGTCAAGCGCTTCAAGCGGGAGGACGGCCATGTGTGGCTGCTCCCGCACAACTCCGCGTACCAGCCGATCCCCGGCGACGAGGCGACGATCCTCGGCAAGGTGGTGGCGGTACTGCGGCGGGTGTGA
- a CDS encoding IucA/IucC family siderophore biosynthesis protein: protein MPKYPTSHDLAEPVELLSAPELNRTVWDRAAARLLAKMLAEFAYEELVEPVAQEGGDGDTYTLGLDDGAVLGFRARRGVYDSWRVDPDSIVETRGSAPKDPAGADHAPNTPGAPPGDEKTGPVPFRDPLRFLVRARHLLDIDGATLGHLIREITTTLAADARLDHTALPAARLAELDYAELEGHQTGHPWLVANKGRLGLSAADTSRHTPEARHPVRLPWIAVSTKIAAYRGAGGLADPERLYTRELDPAVRDSFAAELRGRGLDPDDYLFLPVHPWQWDEWIVPVFAPAIATDDIVPLPADPDLRLPQQSIRTFSNVTRTDRHTVKLPLSILNTLVWRGLPTERTLAAPAVTTWVQGLRDQDAFLRDTCGVILLGEVASVTVEHPLYDRLPEAPYQFKEILGAIWREPLQPRLAPGERARTLASLLHADPQGRAFTAELVARSGLAPTAWLTRLFAALLPPLLHFLYRYGTVFSPHGENAIVVFDEQDVPVRLAIKDFVDDVNVSARPLPEHESMPEDVRRTLLTEEPSFLTQFIQAGLFVGVFRFLSPLCEEQLGVPEADFWSLVRAEILRYHARFPELKERFETFDLLAPRIERLCLNRNRLHVDGYRDRPERPHAAIHGTIPNPLHPSS, encoded by the coding sequence GTGCCGAAATATCCCACGAGCCATGATTTGGCGGAGCCCGTCGAGCTGCTCAGCGCGCCGGAACTGAACCGGACGGTCTGGGACCGGGCCGCCGCCCGACTGCTCGCGAAGATGCTCGCCGAATTCGCCTACGAGGAACTCGTCGAGCCGGTCGCCCAGGAGGGCGGGGACGGCGACACCTACACCCTCGGGCTCGACGACGGCGCCGTCCTCGGCTTCCGGGCCCGCCGGGGCGTGTACGACAGCTGGCGGGTCGACCCCGACTCGATCGTCGAGACACGGGGGAGCGCACCGAAGGACCCGGCGGGCGCGGACCACGCCCCGAACACGCCCGGCGCACCCCCCGGCGACGAGAAGACCGGCCCCGTCCCCTTCCGGGACCCGCTGCGGTTCCTCGTACGGGCCCGCCACCTCCTGGACATCGACGGCGCCACCCTCGGCCACCTCATCCGCGAGATCACCACCACCCTCGCCGCCGACGCCCGGCTCGACCACACCGCGCTCCCGGCGGCCCGGCTGGCCGAACTCGACTACGCCGAGCTGGAAGGACACCAGACCGGCCACCCCTGGCTCGTCGCCAACAAGGGCCGCCTCGGTCTCTCCGCCGCCGACACCTCCCGCCACACCCCCGAGGCCCGCCACCCGGTCAGGCTGCCGTGGATCGCGGTCTCCACGAAGATCGCCGCCTACCGCGGGGCGGGCGGCCTGGCCGACCCCGAGCGGCTGTACACCCGGGAACTCGATCCGGCGGTCCGCGACTCCTTCGCCGCCGAGCTCCGCGGCCGCGGCCTCGACCCGGACGACTACCTCTTCCTCCCCGTGCACCCCTGGCAGTGGGACGAATGGATCGTCCCGGTCTTCGCCCCCGCCATCGCCACCGACGACATCGTGCCGCTCCCCGCCGACCCGGACCTCCGGCTACCGCAGCAGTCCATCCGCACCTTCTCCAACGTGACCCGCACCGACCGGCACACCGTCAAGCTGCCCCTGTCGATCCTCAACACGCTGGTCTGGCGGGGACTGCCGACCGAGCGCACCCTCGCGGCCCCCGCCGTCACCACCTGGGTCCAGGGCCTGCGCGACCAGGACGCCTTCCTCCGCGACACCTGCGGGGTCATCCTGCTCGGCGAGGTCGCCTCGGTCACGGTCGAGCACCCGCTCTACGACCGCCTCCCCGAGGCCCCGTACCAGTTCAAGGAGATCCTCGGCGCGATCTGGCGCGAACCCCTCCAGCCCCGGCTCGCACCGGGCGAGCGGGCCCGGACCCTCGCCTCGCTGCTCCACGCCGACCCGCAGGGACGTGCCTTCACCGCCGAGCTCGTCGCCCGCTCCGGACTCGCCCCCACCGCCTGGCTGACCCGGCTGTTCGCCGCGCTGCTCCCGCCGCTGCTGCACTTCCTCTACCGCTACGGCACGGTCTTCTCCCCGCACGGCGAGAACGCCATCGTGGTCTTCGACGAGCAGGACGTGCCGGTGCGCCTGGCGATCAAGGACTTCGTGGACGACGTGAACGTCAGCGCCCGGCCGCTGCCGGAGCACGAGTCGATGCCCGAGGACGTGCGCCGCACCCTGCTCACCGAGGAGCCCTCCTTCCTCACCCAGTTCATCCAGGCCGGACTGTTCGTCGGGGTGTTCCGCTTCCTCTCCCCGCTGTGCGAGGAACAGCTGGGGGTCCCGGAGGCCGATTTCTGGTCACTTGTCCGCGCCGAGATCCTGCGGTACCACGCACGCTTCCCCGAGCTGAAGGAGCGGTTCGAGACGTTCGACCTGCTCGCACCCCGGATCGAGCGGCTCTGTCTCAACCGCAACCGTCTGCACGTCGACGGATACCGGGACCGCCCCGAACGCCCGCACGCCGCCATCCACGGGACCATTCCCAATCCGCTGCACCCCTCCTCCTGA